The following are encoded together in the bacterium genome:
- a CDS encoding DNA polymerase ligase N-terminal domain-containing protein translates to MGTETKNGDTARFVVQEHDASTHHYDFRLEMDGVLKSWAVPKGISTKPGERRLAVQVEDHDVDYIGFEGEIEEGVYGAGTVSIWDRGRYDLVDRKDKKLVFNLHGEKLKGSFVLVHTKEKLWLIMKMKKETA, encoded by the coding sequence ATGGGAACGGAGACGAAGAACGGCGACACCGCCAGGTTCGTCGTGCAGGAGCACGACGCCAGCACCCATCACTACGATTTCCGGCTGGAGATGGACGGCGTCCTGAAGTCCTGGGCCGTGCCGAAGGGCATCTCAACCAAACCGGGCGAAAGGCGCCTCGCCGTCCAGGTCGAAGACCACGACGTCGACTACATCGGCTTCGAGGGCGAAATCGAGGAGGGGGTTTACGGCGCGGGGACCGTTTCGATATGGGACCGGGGCCGGTACGACCTCGTGGACCGCAAGGATAAAAAATTGGTCTTCAACTTACATGGGGAGAAACTAAAAGGCTCGTTCGTCTTGGTTCACACGAAAGAAAAGCTTTGGCTCATAATGAAGATGAAGAAAGAAACCGCCTGA